A window of Castanea sativa cultivar Marrone di Chiusa Pesio chromosome 1, ASM4071231v1 contains these coding sequences:
- the LOC142644393 gene encoding protein DMR6-LIKE OXYGENASE 2-like isoform X2, giving the protein MASAAAVSTTTTTKVLLTDLASSVNHVPSNYIRPISDRPNLSDVQSSDASIPLIDLHGLHGPNHSNIIKQIGQACQQDGFFQVKNHGIPETLIGKIMNIAREFFRLPESERMKSYSDDPTKTTRLSTSFNVKTEKVSNWRDFLRLHCYPLEDYVNEWPSNPPSFREDVAEYCTSVRGLVLRLLEAISESLGLERDSIEKALGKQGQHMALNYYPPCPQPELTYGLPGHTDPNLITILLQDDVPGLQVLRNGKWIAVNPITNTFIVNIGDQMYLAMINTRVCFIELL; this is encoded by the exons ATGGCATCCGCCGCCGCCgtctccaccaccaccaccaccaaggTACTTCTAACCGACCTTGCTTCAAGTGTGAACCATGTTCCCTCAAACTACATTCGACCCATTTCCGACCGTCCAAACCTCTCTGATGTTCAATCCTCAGATGCCTCCATTCCTCTTATTGATCTCCACGGCTTACACGGCCCCAACCACTCCAACATTATCAAACAGATTGGCCAAGCTTGCCAACAAGATGGTTTCTTTCAG GTTAAAAACCATGGAATACCAGAGACACTGATTGGTAAAATTATGAACATAGCAAGAGAATTTTTCCGATTGCCAGAGAGTGAGAGGATGAAGAGTTACTCAGATGACCCAACAAAAACCACCAGGCTTTCTACTAGTTTCAATGTTAAGACTGAGAAGGTATCAAACTGGAGGGATTTTTTAAGACTCCATTGTTACCCTCTTGAGGACTACGTGAACGAATGGCCTTCGAATCCTCCTTCCTTTAG gGAGGATGTGGCTGAGTATTGCACCAGTGTTAGAGGATTAGTGCTAAGGTTGCTAGAGGCCATATCAGAGAGCTTGGGCCTTGAAAGAGACAGCATTGAAAAGGCTTTAGGCAAGCAGGGTCAACATATGGCATTGAATTATTATCCACCTTGTCCACAGCCAGAGCTTACTTATGGGTTGCCTGGTCATACTGATCCTAACCTAATCACAATTCTTCTTCAAGATGATGTGCCTGGATTGCAGGTCTTAAGAAATGGCAAATGGATTGCTGTCAATCCTATTACCAATACCTTCATTGTCAACATTGGTGACCAAAT GTACTTAGCAATGATCAATACAAGAGTGTGCTTCATCGAGCTGTTGTGA
- the LOC142644393 gene encoding protein DMR6-LIKE OXYGENASE 2-like isoform X1: MASAAAVSTTTTTKVLLTDLASSVNHVPSNYIRPISDRPNLSDVQSSDASIPLIDLHGLHGPNHSNIIKQIGQACQQDGFFQVKNHGIPETLIGKIMNIAREFFRLPESERMKSYSDDPTKTTRLSTSFNVKTEKVSNWRDFLRLHCYPLEDYVNEWPSNPPSFREDVAEYCTSVRGLVLRLLEAISESLGLERDSIEKALGKQGQHMALNYYPPCPQPELTYGLPGHTDPNLITILLQDDVPGLQVLRNGKWIAVNPITNTFIVNIGDQMQVLSNDQYKSVLHRAVVNCNKERISIPTFYCPSNDALIGPVKDLIDDTHPAVYRNFTYAEYYEKFWNKGLATECCLDMFKT, from the exons ATGGCATCCGCCGCCGCCgtctccaccaccaccaccaccaaggTACTTCTAACCGACCTTGCTTCAAGTGTGAACCATGTTCCCTCAAACTACATTCGACCCATTTCCGACCGTCCAAACCTCTCTGATGTTCAATCCTCAGATGCCTCCATTCCTCTTATTGATCTCCACGGCTTACACGGCCCCAACCACTCCAACATTATCAAACAGATTGGCCAAGCTTGCCAACAAGATGGTTTCTTTCAG GTTAAAAACCATGGAATACCAGAGACACTGATTGGTAAAATTATGAACATAGCAAGAGAATTTTTCCGATTGCCAGAGAGTGAGAGGATGAAGAGTTACTCAGATGACCCAACAAAAACCACCAGGCTTTCTACTAGTTTCAATGTTAAGACTGAGAAGGTATCAAACTGGAGGGATTTTTTAAGACTCCATTGTTACCCTCTTGAGGACTACGTGAACGAATGGCCTTCGAATCCTCCTTCCTTTAG gGAGGATGTGGCTGAGTATTGCACCAGTGTTAGAGGATTAGTGCTAAGGTTGCTAGAGGCCATATCAGAGAGCTTGGGCCTTGAAAGAGACAGCATTGAAAAGGCTTTAGGCAAGCAGGGTCAACATATGGCATTGAATTATTATCCACCTTGTCCACAGCCAGAGCTTACTTATGGGTTGCCTGGTCATACTGATCCTAACCTAATCACAATTCTTCTTCAAGATGATGTGCCTGGATTGCAGGTCTTAAGAAATGGCAAATGGATTGCTGTCAATCCTATTACCAATACCTTCATTGTCAACATTGGTGACCAAATGCAA GTACTTAGCAATGATCAATACAAGAGTGTGCTTCATCGAGCTGTTGTGAACTGCAACAAAGAGCGAATATCAATTCCAACATTCTATTGTCCATCAAATGATGCCCTTATAGGACCTGTTAAGGATCTTATAGACGATACTCACCCTGCAGTCTATAGAAATTTTACATATGCAGAATACTATGAGAAATTCTGGAACAAAGGACTTGCAACTGAATGTTGTTTAGACATGTTCAAAACATAG